A section of the Dermacoccus nishinomiyaensis genome encodes:
- a CDS encoding glutaredoxin domain-containing protein: MSDVTIYWRPGCPFCTRLERALGADGTRATWRNIWEDEEAREFVAMVNDGNEVVPTVVIDGRPHTNPDPALVKKALVG; this comes from the coding sequence ATGAGTGACGTGACGATCTACTGGCGGCCGGGTTGCCCGTTCTGCACCCGCCTCGAGCGCGCGCTGGGCGCCGACGGCACGCGCGCGACGTGGCGCAACATCTGGGAGGACGAGGAGGCTCGCGAGTTCGTCGCGATGGTCAATGACGGCAACGAGGTCGTGCCCACCGTCGTCATCGACGGCCGTCCCCACACCAACCCCGACCCGGCCCTGGTCAAGAAGGCGCTCGTGGGCTGA
- a CDS encoding uroporphyrinogen decarboxylase/cobalamine-independent methonine synthase family protein, which yields MADLLGPRTSGVGSLPDVGSRDAVRQVRDLLVGDVPDGFGIPYVPEQPARGPGADMIGRAADLLVEMPVDLQPSGWRLTPPGSARGRDLRRAQGFLQQDLDEVAEAYDGYVGPLKTQVCGPWTLAASLWLPRGERVVSDAGASRDLAQSLAAGAVGHVEHLRRLVPGADVVVQLDEPSLPAVLAGSIRSLSGMRRLHPVDEGRAGEVLRDVVDAVRASGASVTAHCCAPDAPIALLRRAGLDGVALDTSLVAEPQFDALGEAIDGGMTLWAGLVPTTSTERHPRVHVERFLAMWNRIGFGAEEFDRLVVTPACGLATLPPKDALRIQRLAIEAATMLRESVG from the coding sequence GTGGCAGATCTTCTCGGGCCTCGCACGAGCGGCGTCGGTTCGCTGCCCGACGTCGGGTCGCGCGACGCCGTGCGGCAGGTGCGCGACCTGCTCGTCGGGGATGTTCCCGACGGCTTCGGCATCCCGTACGTTCCCGAGCAACCGGCGCGTGGGCCGGGCGCCGACATGATCGGCCGAGCTGCCGACCTGCTCGTCGAGATGCCGGTCGACCTGCAGCCTAGTGGCTGGCGCCTCACGCCCCCGGGCTCGGCTCGCGGGCGCGACCTGCGCCGCGCTCAAGGGTTCTTGCAACAGGATCTCGACGAGGTCGCCGAGGCCTACGACGGCTATGTCGGACCGCTCAAGACGCAGGTGTGCGGTCCGTGGACGCTGGCCGCGTCGCTGTGGTTGCCCCGCGGGGAACGCGTCGTCAGCGACGCCGGGGCGTCGCGAGATCTGGCACAGTCGCTGGCCGCGGGCGCCGTCGGCCACGTCGAGCACCTGCGACGTCTCGTGCCCGGCGCCGACGTCGTCGTCCAGCTCGACGAACCGAGCCTGCCCGCCGTGCTCGCCGGCTCGATTCGCTCGCTGTCCGGCATGCGCCGGCTGCATCCCGTCGACGAGGGGCGGGCCGGTGAGGTTCTGCGCGACGTCGTCGACGCGGTCAGGGCGAGCGGGGCGAGCGTGACGGCGCACTGCTGCGCGCCCGACGCGCCGATCGCGCTCCTGCGTCGCGCGGGCCTCGACGGTGTCGCGCTCGACACGTCGCTCGTCGCCGAGCCCCAGTTCGACGCCCTGGGTGAGGCGATCGACGGCGGGATGACGCTGTGGGCCGGGCTCGTGCCAACCACGTCGACCGAGCGTCACCCGCGCGTCCACGTCGAACGGTTCCTCGCGATGTGGAACCGCATCGGATTCGGGGCTGAGGAGTTCGACCGTCTCGTCGTCACCCCCGCGTGTGGTCTGGCGACGCTGCCGCCCAAGGACGCCCTTCGCATTCAGCGCCTCGCGATCGAAGCGGCCACGATGCTGCGAGAAAGCGTCGGCTGA
- the gatC gene encoding Asp-tRNA(Asn)/Glu-tRNA(Gln) amidotransferase subunit GatC: MSSLSRDEVAHVAGLARIQLSDDELETFAGQLDSIVGFVASVSEVAADDIPPMSHPLPLTNVTRADEVRASLSAEEALAMAPASEQQRFAVPRILSED; this comes from the coding sequence ATGTCTTCTCTCTCCCGCGATGAGGTGGCGCACGTCGCCGGCCTGGCCCGCATCCAGCTCTCGGACGACGAACTGGAGACGTTCGCCGGCCAGCTCGACTCGATCGTCGGCTTCGTGGCCAGCGTCAGCGAGGTCGCGGCCGATGACATCCCGCCGATGTCGCACCCGCTGCCCCTGACGAACGTGACGCGTGCTGACGAGGTGCGAGCGTCGTTGAGCGCCGAGGAGGCGCTCGCGATGGCCCCGGCGAGCGAGCAGCAGCGCTTCGCGGTGCCGCGCATCCTCAGCGAGGACTGA
- the gatA gene encoding Asp-tRNA(Asn)/Glu-tRNA(Gln) amidotransferase subunit GatA: protein MSADTTDETSKGSTVTDIIRLSAAEMASKLADGSLTSVELTQAHLDRIAAVDGDVHAFLRVNAEEALATAAQVDADRAAGKTLHPLAGVPVAVKDVVTTKGQPTTAGSKMLEGWIPPYDATIVTKLRAAGMPILGKTNMDEFAMGSSTEHSAYGPTHNPWDLERIPGGSGGGSAAAVAAFEAPLAVGTDTGGSIRQPASVTGTVGTKPTYGGISRYGLIAMASSLDQAGPCTRSVLDAALLHDVMGGHDGMDSTSIDAPVPPVVEAAKRGDVSGMKIGIIEQLDGEGYQSGVKARFDEAVTALVDAGAEVVTVSCPSFEQALAAYYLVMPSEVSSNLAKFDAMRYGLRVSPEGVEAPSAEQVMAASRDAGFGSEVKRRIILGTYALSSGYYDAYYGQAQKVRTLIARDFAKAFETADVLVSPTCPTTAFKLGEKLEDPMAMYLNDVATIPANLAGLPGMSLPAGLSDDGLPVGFQILAPATKDERMYEVGAALEKALEKTWGGPLLAKAPALKENN, encoded by the coding sequence ATGAGTGCTGACACGACCGACGAGACGAGCAAGGGTTCGACCGTGACCGACATCATCCGCCTCAGCGCCGCCGAGATGGCGAGCAAGCTCGCCGACGGCAGCCTCACCTCCGTCGAGCTGACGCAGGCCCACCTCGACCGCATCGCGGCGGTCGACGGTGACGTCCACGCCTTCCTCCGCGTCAACGCCGAGGAGGCGCTCGCCACGGCCGCGCAGGTCGACGCCGACCGCGCCGCCGGCAAGACGCTGCACCCCCTCGCCGGTGTCCCCGTCGCCGTCAAGGACGTCGTGACGACGAAGGGCCAGCCGACGACGGCCGGTTCGAAGATGCTCGAGGGCTGGATCCCGCCGTACGACGCAACGATCGTCACGAAGCTGCGCGCTGCCGGCATGCCGATCCTCGGCAAGACGAACATGGACGAGTTCGCGATGGGTTCCTCGACCGAGCACAGCGCCTACGGTCCGACGCACAACCCGTGGGATCTCGAGCGCATCCCGGGCGGCTCCGGTGGCGGTTCGGCCGCCGCCGTCGCGGCTTTCGAGGCGCCCCTTGCGGTCGGCACCGACACGGGCGGCTCGATCCGTCAGCCCGCGTCCGTCACCGGCACCGTCGGCACGAAGCCGACGTACGGCGGCATCAGCCGTTACGGCCTCATCGCCATGGCGAGCTCGCTCGACCAGGCCGGCCCGTGCACCCGTTCCGTCCTCGACGCCGCGCTGCTGCACGACGTCATGGGCGGGCACGACGGGATGGACTCGACGTCGATCGACGCCCCCGTCCCGCCCGTCGTCGAGGCGGCGAAGCGCGGCGACGTCTCCGGCATGAAGATCGGCATCATCGAGCAGCTCGACGGTGAGGGTTATCAGAGCGGTGTCAAGGCGCGCTTCGACGAGGCCGTTACGGCCCTCGTCGACGCCGGCGCCGAGGTCGTGACCGTCTCGTGCCCGAGCTTCGAACAGGCGCTCGCCGCCTACTACCTCGTCATGCCGTCGGAGGTCAGCTCCAACCTCGCGAAGTTCGACGCCATGCGCTACGGCCTGCGCGTCTCGCCCGAGGGCGTCGAGGCTCCGTCGGCCGAGCAGGTCATGGCCGCCAGCCGTGACGCGGGCTTCGGCAGCGAGGTGAAGCGACGCATCATCCTCGGTACGTATGCCCTCTCGAGCGGTTACTACGACGCCTACTACGGCCAGGCGCAGAAGGTGCGCACGCTCATCGCACGCGACTTCGCCAAGGCGTTCGAGACGGCCGACGTCCTCGTCAGCCCGACGTGCCCGACGACGGCGTTCAAGCTCGGCGAGAAGCTCGAGGACCCGATGGCGATGTACCTCAACGACGTCGCGACGATCCCCGCCAACCTCGCCGGTCTGCCCGGCATGTCGCTGCCCGCCGGTCTGTCGGACGACGGGCTTCCCGTCGGCTTCCAGATCCTCGCACCCGCGACGAAGGACGAGCGCATGTACGAGGTCGGGGCCGCGCTGGAGAAGGCACTCGAGAAGACCTGGGGCGGGCCGCTGCTCGCGAAGGCTCCGGCACTGAAGGAGAACAACTGA
- the ligA gene encoding NAD-dependent DNA ligase LigA: MSETTPRKGRQAKADTLRTDVPDAVRHRAAELTEQIDGHQFAYYVKDAPTISDGEYDELLRELQGVEESYPELRSPESPTQRVGGTYSTEFTAVDHVERMLSLDNAFSPEELAEWGDRVVREANTSFHYLCELKIDGLAINLLYENGKLVRGVTRGDGRTGEDVTLNVRTIQGIPLELHGDDLPQLVEIRGEVFFPVKEFEALNASLVEEGKSPFANPRNAAAGSLRQKDPAKTAKRPLRMLVHGIGARTGFDITRQSEAYELLADWGLPTSPYAKVLDTMDEVQKFVAHYGEHRHSVTHEIDGVVVKVDEIAVQRALGATSRAPRWAIAYKYPPEEVNTKLLDIEVNVGRTGRVTPFGMMQPVKVAGSTVSMATLHNAFEVKRKGVLIGDTVVLRKAGDVIPEIVGPVVEARTGDEREFVMPTHCPACGTELAYEREGNKDIRCPNGRTCPSQLRERLFSLASRGAFDIEALGWEGAISLLESGVLTDESTLFDLTYDDLARVPLYTRVAKKSDPEAKVRDGRIVSATGEKLLANLEVAKTQPLWRVIVALSIRHVGPTAARALATQFGSIDAIRDADEATLAATDGVGAVIAHSIKEWFAVDWHENIVAGWAASGVRMEDERDESIEQTLAGLTIVATGSLENFTRDGVKEAIIARGGKASGSVSKKTDYVVLGENAGSKATKAEELGLRILDEAQFTRLLEGGAAALGDGVGDDEGAAGDEVSELAVDDALEEAHAPVDPEPAATDDETTDGGTAPADTTTKEPDDE, from the coding sequence GTGAGCGAGACGACGCCCAGGAAGGGCCGCCAGGCGAAGGCGGACACGCTGCGCACCGACGTACCCGACGCGGTGCGCCACCGCGCGGCGGAACTGACCGAGCAGATCGACGGCCACCAGTTCGCGTACTACGTGAAGGATGCGCCCACGATCAGCGATGGCGAGTACGACGAGTTGTTGCGCGAACTGCAGGGCGTCGAGGAGAGCTACCCCGAGCTGCGTTCGCCGGAGTCGCCGACGCAGCGAGTGGGGGGCACGTACTCGACGGAGTTCACGGCCGTCGACCACGTCGAGCGCATGCTGAGCCTCGACAACGCGTTCAGCCCGGAGGAACTCGCGGAATGGGGCGACCGCGTCGTGCGCGAGGCCAACACGAGCTTCCACTACCTGTGCGAGCTGAAGATCGACGGGCTCGCCATCAACCTGCTCTACGAGAACGGCAAGCTCGTGCGCGGCGTGACGCGCGGCGACGGGCGCACGGGCGAGGACGTCACGCTCAACGTCCGCACGATCCAGGGCATCCCGCTCGAACTGCACGGCGACGACCTACCTCAGCTCGTCGAGATCCGCGGTGAGGTGTTCTTCCCGGTCAAGGAGTTCGAGGCGCTCAACGCCTCACTCGTCGAAGAAGGCAAGTCGCCGTTCGCCAACCCGCGCAACGCGGCGGCGGGCTCGCTGCGACAGAAGGACCCGGCGAAGACGGCCAAGCGGCCGCTGCGGATGCTGGTCCACGGCATCGGTGCGCGCACCGGGTTCGACATCACCCGCCAGAGCGAGGCCTATGAACTGCTCGCCGACTGGGGGCTGCCGACGTCGCCCTACGCCAAGGTCCTCGACACGATGGACGAGGTGCAGAAGTTCGTCGCCCACTACGGGGAGCACCGGCACTCCGTCACGCACGAGATCGACGGTGTCGTCGTCAAGGTCGACGAGATCGCGGTGCAGCGCGCCCTCGGCGCGACGTCACGCGCGCCCCGCTGGGCCATCGCCTACAAGTACCCGCCCGAAGAGGTCAACACGAAGCTGCTCGACATCGAGGTCAACGTCGGACGCACCGGCCGCGTCACCCCGTTCGGCATGATGCAGCCCGTCAAGGTCGCCGGCTCGACGGTGTCGATGGCGACGCTGCACAACGCGTTCGAGGTCAAGCGCAAGGGCGTGCTGATCGGCGACACCGTGGTGCTGCGCAAGGCGGGCGACGTCATCCCAGAGATCGTCGGGCCCGTCGTCGAGGCGCGCACGGGCGACGAGCGGGAGTTCGTCATGCCGACGCACTGCCCGGCCTGCGGCACTGAGCTCGCCTACGAACGTGAGGGCAACAAGGACATCCGCTGCCCGAACGGCCGCACCTGTCCCTCCCAGTTGCGTGAACGCCTGTTCTCGCTCGCAAGCCGTGGCGCCTTCGACATCGAGGCCCTCGGCTGGGAGGGCGCCATCTCGCTGCTCGAATCGGGGGTGCTGACGGACGAATCCACCCTGTTCGACCTCACCTACGACGACCTCGCCCGGGTGCCCCTCTACACGCGCGTCGCGAAGAAGAGCGACCCGGAGGCCAAGGTGCGCGACGGACGCATCGTCTCGGCGACGGGGGAGAAACTGCTCGCCAACCTCGAAGTCGCCAAGACGCAACCGTTGTGGCGCGTCATCGTCGCCCTGTCGATCCGACACGTCGGCCCGACGGCGGCGCGCGCGCTCGCGACCCAGTTCGGTTCGATCGACGCAATCCGTGACGCCGACGAGGCGACGCTCGCCGCGACCGACGGCGTCGGCGCCGTCATCGCCCACTCGATCAAGGAGTGGTTCGCCGTCGACTGGCACGAGAACATCGTCGCCGGGTGGGCCGCGAGCGGCGTGCGCATGGAGGACGAACGCGACGAGTCGATAGAGCAGACCCTCGCCGGTCTGACGATCGTCGCGACCGGTTCGCTCGAGAACTTCACGCGTGACGGCGTCAAGGAGGCGATCATCGCGCGCGGCGGCAAGGCATCCGGCAGCGTGAGCAAGAAGACCGACTACGTCGTGCTCGGCGAGAACGCGGGGTCGAAGGCGACGAAGGCCGAGGAGCTGGGTCTGCGCATCCTCGACGAGGCCCAGTTCACGCGCCTGCTCGAGGGCGGCGCGGCCGCTCTCGGTGACGGAGTGGGCGACGACGAAGGCGCAGCGGGTGACGAAGTGTCCGAGCTTGCCGTCGACGACGCGCTCGAAGAAGCTCACGCTCCGGTCGATCCGGAGCCCGCCGCCACGGACGATGAAACCACGGACGGTGGAACCGCACCGGCCGACACCACGACGAAGGAACCTGACGATGAGTGA